In Rana temporaria chromosome 3, aRanTem1.1, whole genome shotgun sequence, a single window of DNA contains:
- the ADRB2 gene encoding beta-2 adrenergic receptor: MDLLLTPSPAPNFTRPQNSTKPDDGWMVGMGILMSIIVLIIVLGNIMVITAIAKFQRLQTVTNYFITSLACADLVMGMMVVPFGAGIIIMDSWEFGNFWCEFFISVDILCVTASIETLCVIAVDRYFAITSPFKYQSLLTKCKARMVILIVWVVSILTSFLPIYMHWYRTDESKDKDCYHDETCCYFYTNPAYAISSSIISFYLPLVIMIFVYARVFQVAKKQLKKIDKSEGRFYQQDANGKVGNRRTSKFCLKEHKALKTLGIIMGTFTLCWLPFFIVNIVQVMHKDIIPVQVYTFLNWVGYVNSGFNPLIYCRSPDFRCAFQELLGLKKSSSKLYTNGYPQSNGNSVYNEESDAAQTGKERTNEVFFKEEKTPSPSLLRCEGTVVDYSMDPLGKNHNTQGDCLL, translated from the coding sequence ATGGATCTGCTGCTCACCCCGAGCCCAGCACCGAACTTCACCAGACCACAGAACAGCACCAAGCCTGATGATGGCTGGATGGTGGGCATGGGCATACTGATGTCCATCATCGTCCTGATCATCGTGTTAGGGAATATCATGGTGATCACAGCTATAGCCAAGTTCCAAAGACTTCAGACAGTCACTAACTACTTTATCACCTCCTTAGCCTGTGCCGACCTGGTGATGGGCATGATGGTGGTGCCCTTCGGAGCAGGTATCATCATCATGGATTCGTGGGAGTTTGGCAACTTTTGGTGTGAGTTTTTCATATCAGTAGACATCCTGTGTGTCACTGCCAGCATAGAGACGTTGTGTGTGATAGCAGTGGACAGGTATTTCGCTATCACCTCTCCATTCAAGTATCAAAGCCTGCTGACCAAGTGTAAAGCCAGAATGGTCATCCTCATAGTTTGGGTTGTGTCAATCCTCACCTCCTTCCTCCCCATCTACATGCACTGGTATAGAACTGATGAGAGCAAAGATAAGGATTGCTATCACGATGAGACCTGCTGTTACTTTTATACCAACCCTGCCTATGCCATTTCATCATCCATCATCTCTTTTTACCTACCCCTGGTGATCATGATCTTTGTCTATGCTAGAGTCTTTCAGGTGGCCAAGAAACAACTGAAGAAGATAGACAAAAGTGAAGGGAGGTTCTACCAGCAAGATGCCAATGGCAAAGTGGGCAACAGGAGGACATCCAAGTTCTGCTTGAAGGAGCACAAAGCACTGAAGACACTGGGCATTATCATGGGCACCTTCACTTTGTGTTGGCTCCCTTTCTTCATAGTCAACATAGTTCAGGTGATGCACAAGGATATCATCCCTGTGCAGGTTTACACCTTCTTGAACTGGGTGGGCTATGTCAACTCTGGCTTCAACCCACTCATCTACTGCAGGAGTCCAGACTTCAGATGCGCTTTCCAGGAGCTACTTGGTTTGAAGAAGTCAAGTAGCAAGCTCTACACCAATGGATACCCCCAAAGCAATGGGAACAGTGTGTACAATGAAGAAAGTGATGCTGCTCAAACGGGCAAGGAGAGAACTAACGAGGTCTTCTTCAAGGAGGAGAAGACCCCAAGTCCATCCCTACTGAGATGTGAAGGTACTGTGGTGGACTACAGCATGGATCCCCTGGGCAAGAATCACAACACGCAGGGTGATTGCTTATTATag